The DNA sequence TTCCCGATGAATTTGTTGAAAGTTGCTTTTCTTGCAAAGGAGTAACAATCTCCACTGGTCTTCTCAAAAGGTACACGATAACGACTATGAGAACAAGAGAAATACCTCCAATCGCTGCGGCGATAATTGCAATGATCCTACCCAACGGAGCGCCGGATGAGCTCGGGGATAGTGAGGCCGACAAAGAAGGGTCTCCATTACAATTACCAAGAGGCCCACCACAAAGACCCTTGTTTCCGAAAAAGCTGCTTGCCACCATGCTTTGAAACAGTTGAATAGAAGGGAGAGGTCCGATGAGATCATTGTAGGACACATTCAACCCAAGTAAACTTGAGAGATTTTCAAATGTTGAAGGGATTTCACCTGTTAAACTGTTGTTGTTTAGTAAGAGATATTCTAACAATGCAAGGTCTCCGAGCTCTGGCGGTATGCTACCAAACAGATTATTACAGCTGAGGTTCATGGCAATCTGCAAGCTTGACATGCCACCCAATTCCTTGGGTATTTTCCCAGTAAATCGATTACCACCCATTTGCAATTCTGTTAAATGAGTAAGCTTGCCAAGTATGGAAGGTATTGTACCGGAAAACCGATTATCTGAAACAATAAGCCTTTCCAATTGAATAAGCGTCCCAAATTCATCCGGCAAAGCGCCGACAAACTGGTTATTGCTGATATCAAGCCTTTGAAGCATCTTGCAATTGACAATACTCAGAGGAATATTCCCCTCAAGCTTATTCGacgatatgttgaagatcacAAGATGAGACAAATTACCAATCTCTACAGGCAGCTCAGCTGTAAAATAATTGTTCGGAATATTTAGTCTTTGCAAAGATCGACAATTACCGATTTCTGCAGAAATAGGACCACTGAACTTGTTCTGATCCAACTCGATTGTCGTCAAGTTAACCAGTTTGCATAATTCAGAAGGAAAACTTCCTGTCAGGCTGTTCTCACCCAGACGAAGCTGCACCAATGACGAACAATTTGTCACCCCACTTGGAATATTTCCGACCAGATTGTTCGACCTCAGATTCAACaaaataagattagaatttCTGCATAGATGGTCGGGTATCAGGCCGGTGAGATTATTGTCTGAAAAATCCACTACCCAAAGCCGGCTAAACATCCCAAGCTTTGGAGGAATAGCACCTGATAACTGGTTATCGAAAAGCTGTAACTGGAGCAAATTAGTCAAACGCTGAAATCTGATGGGAATAGGACCAACAAAGCTGATTTATCGACAGATCCAACTTGCTCAAATTCTTCAAGCCACAGAGTTCTGGAGGAATCAAGCCTGTTAATTGGTTCTGGAAAAGGTAGAGAAGGTTCAGACCAGTTATGTTGCCGAGCTCAGCTGGTATTTCCCCCATCAAATAGTTCTCAGAGAAATCAATTTCAATAGCAAAAGTAAGATTTCCGATTTCCTTTGGAATAGTTCCATTCAATCCATTCCTATAAAGATACAAGTTTTGCAAAGACTTCATGTTACCGATCTCTGGAGGTATTACACCCACAAGATTGTTCTGATACAGAGCAAGAGTGACGAGGCTTGAGCAATTCCCGAGCTCCTTCGGAATATAACCCGATATTTGATTATCCCATAGAACCAATTCTCTCAAGTAGCTGAGTTTTCCAAGTTCTTTCGGCAACTCACCTCCGAGCTGGTTCTGAGCAAGACCCAAAAACTTCAAGCTCTGACAATTAGCTATTTCAACTGGAAGGTTACCAGAAATCAGATTCTGACCAGTTCTAAATGTCTCCAAGTTCTTGAGTCTACCAATAGAACGAGGCAATTCACCAGTGAGATTGTTAGAGTAGGCTACCAATGCAGCAAGTGAGGACATGTTCCCAATCTCTTCAGGGAGAGGCCCGGAGAGTTTATTATTGCACAAGTTGAAATGTATCAATGAGGTCAAATTGCCTACTTCAGGAGGTATTTCACCATCAAAATGATTGTTATTTAAGCGAAGAATCTCTAGTTTAGAACAATTAGCAATCTCGGGAGGGATTTCTCCGGATAACTCATTGAAGGAAAGATCAAGATCAGTCAAGTGAATTAGTTTGCCGATGCTAGGAGAAAGAGTTCCTGAAAGATTCATTATGCTGAGATCAAGAGAGAAAACCACAGGATAATAGTCACTAGTACAATTTACACCAGTCCATCCACATGGAGCTTGATCTTCGGAGTTCCAATCACTAAGGTAATTCATCCTATCAGTCAGTTGTCCCTTAATCTCTAACAGATACTGCCCTTCGATATTCAGCCCTTTCGAGCCATAAGCAAGAAATGCAGCAAAAAGCAGCAAGAattcaagaaacaaaaattcAGAGGTTGTCTTGAATTTCAAGTTGTTTGGCATTTTAATTAAGCAGCAACCATACACTGAAATGCAAGATATGGAAAGATGTTATTCTCTTTCAGCCATTCAGCTCTGAATTCAGTGAATGCATACAAAATACcaagaacaaaaacaacatagaaATTACTTGGACAGTAATTGCAGTGatgataaaaagataagaaagtaGTAAACTTGGAAcaataatttgaaattcataAACCATGAAAATGCAGAGAAATCACATACCTTTTGTCCAGAAATCCAATGCCCAAAATTAAGCTCAAGATAATCAATTCAGAAACATAAGAACTCAAGAGCTGAAATCCAGGAAACCAATCTGAGACAACAAGAGCCAAACTCCAAAGGAATCCAccctaaaaacaacaaaaaaacaaaacccaatctctttcctttttcaatAGATCCAAACAAAAAGAGAAGCTTGAAATTAAACACCAGGCATGCAGAAAGATCCCACCTTTTTTCCACACAATCAAAGCTCTTTCAACCTGACACGCATTGGATCCAGGCAAGAAGAACATCCATGAAATTCCCACAAAAGGGATTGTGGATAAAAATCTCTATGAAATGGAAAGGAGCTTCCTTTGTTGGTGTATAATGGCAGGCAAGCACGCATTCAAGCTCCCAACTTTCCAATTCTCCTTTTTTCCCTCTTTCTGTCCCTAATCTCAGGGCCCCCCACCCCTCCACTCAATCCCTCTCCTTTTTCCCCTTTCCAATATTCTCCCAAAAAAAAGCTAAATATATTAACAACCAAAATAATCACTGAAATATTCAGGATTTGCTGCTGTTGAACTGAAAAAGGCAGAGAAGAACCTTTACAAGTTATTGGAATTCAATTGCTTTGTTGCTACAAAACCAAAGTGATGGTGtgagtcttcttcttcttcttcatctgcttctgctgctgctgttgctgtttCTCACCAAACTCTGAAAAAATTGGATAGCTTGGCTTTGATTTCTAggaatcttttttattttttatttttttgttaattaatttttaatttttctttgtgaCTTTTCAGTCAAAGAAGATCACCACGTGGCCAGGAACTCTTGTTCCATGTTCTTTCTTCATTCACTCAATCAAATCACTCTTGTCTACCATTTTGTACAGTGTTTAAAAGTGCTCTCAGTTCTAAACAAAGTTATCTTGCCACTTCTCTCCCTTTATTTTAGCTCCCCTGTCCCTTTCCTTCCTGTTCATCATCataatatacacacacataaatatatatatatatatatataaatatatagagtaTTAGTCGACAAGTGACGTCTGCAAATAATAACTCTACGGACGTCCCTCTATTAATCGTTAAATTTGAATCTGACAACTTCCAATCATCTATTTTTGTGAACAGTAAAACCAACGGATAACCATTTAACCATTCAGCAGTGAAGTACTATGTAAATGCACTGCAACACTCACCTAATACATAACATTCTCATCTCAACTGTTCAGTTATGATCTCAACAGTAATACAATGAATCACAattgtaaaatttgatttgcacaaaaaaaaaaacaaattttaactAATCAATCACCTCCTTCGCTTTATTTTTCAAACCCTGTATAATATTCAAGTAACGTTtttcttatcattgttgaaATCTCTCTCTTTACCCTGCTATTTGTCtctcccttctctctctctctctctctctctttttctatgAACACTCTGTAAACGTCATCAGTAaacacatatgcatatatataggACATAGTTTTGCATACAATTATTGTAATGTCGAATGGTTTATACCCAACGGTATTGACCGCATTACATAAAAACAATAGTATGGGGATTTAAGAGTCCCAAGTTTAATTTCCGCTAGATGGGAATGATAGCAACGAGTCTTGACTATGCGATATGCAAAACTTTCAAACCCTTTTTAtcaccaaataaaaatacatggaTTGGACGATCAAATTTTTGATTTGTACCTATACTGTTAATTGTATATGTGCTTGtcatatgtataaaaaaaaattattatgattataagATACATTcttatttaaacaaatttaaaagtttAGGGTTCAACTATGTAGCTTGGAAGATAATCTATTCTGAAGCATGTGATGAATGATGATGTTGTGTTGAGCTGAATGCGGATTCGGGTTTGGAATTGGGATCCGAGACCAGAAAGGATCCGGCCTGGTAAGGCGCCGCCAGATGAAGGCGGGGCCCACTAACCCAGTCAGGATAAATGCTTACGTGTCACCGTCCAGACAAAATAACAACATGGATTGGACCCCACCTCCTGAAAAACAAATCCgaattcctaatttgattatgtcATCACCTACGTCACTATGCCATGTCAGcacatatattttatactacaaatatatttataaaaatgttctttttatttgcataaagaaataattatcatccttaatgttaattttaacATGCCAAATTACATTaacaaattgaaattaatattcACCAGTAATTATCAtccttgaaaataaaaaattattctcatattttgtttattgacAATTTATTTATGAACTATCATGCATTTAAATTATAAAGGCAcaaaattaacaatttttttgtaatttttttgaataataaatctaaaactAAAGAACTCATAACATAACGATATTTAATTCCATTACGAAAATCACAAATGAGAGATATTTAAAAGTCTCAAATTCAAATTATTCGATAAAAAACactgataataataaattatttaattatggatGTGAATTCAcagttcaaattttttattttcagttaagAGTATATAAGCTAGATGATCAATCTTCGATTCATACACATGCCCTAGACATATGGTTTGTCAACATCtccgttaaaaaaaaaatattaataaatctgAAAGACAATGAGTGTAACAAGATATGCACGCGCCCAACATAAAGGGATTGAAAGTTGGCCACTAAGGACCAACTTTATATCTTTATAGTTCATTCAGAATGTGAATCCATAGAAAGGTTAGGTTGGGTCCATGTGGCAAGTTAGGGTGGTCACAAGCTATAAGCTTAGCTCACTAGCCCTACAAATGGTTCTCTAGAGCCTAACGTTTAGTCTCGTTAATTTTTTCCAACTTTCAATGATTAGAGCATTGAGTTCTCTACATGTATAcccttttaattaaaatcatgtACAACACGTTTATTCATGTATTAAATACTCACAAACACACACAACATACCTTTTGACATCCAATCAagtatcttttattatttaagttatACATTTCTAAAcatttaacatttaattatatataatatattatagatTCATTTGACAATATTTCATTTAATCTTTTgactatatattattttttataaaataaatttaattaactgTCTTCAcattagaaaaacaataatttttttattaagtaattgAGGAAGTAATTTTCTCTGATAATATTAGTTGAGTTAAAAAACTCATGtatcttataaaaaatatttaatacacTAAAATTCTTTAATGTagataataattcaaaattttaagaatataaatagaaggaaaaaatagaaaatacatgTGTAATTTGTCAATTTTATAGGAGTATGCATGTGGAACTTAGAATTTATACATGATTAATATAGTGAGAACTTTACATAGAgcacaatattatttatttatttatttttttgaggagGAGGAGCGGGCCGAACCCACTGGAGACCCCTGGGGGCGTGCATGTGTCCTGGTGGAACAGTGGAGGCAGTGCCACGCTCACGTGAGTGCTGGAACCATCCGTCATGCAATCACTATTTCATAACTCCCAAAAATGCGCCTGTAGAGAATCGAACTCATCACTCGGTGAAAAGTCTCTATCGATGATCCATGTATCAATAGACCCGAAAATCGTTGACAGAGCACAATATTATTTTGGATGCATCtgtcttttgttgtttttatcttCATGATGCTTGGATGATTTAGTACGGCATATCTTTTGGAGTTTTTGATACACTCTTCTCTGTGGTTTGGAGTTATCTTCTTGGATATTATTAGTGAGGGCTTTTAACATGCATTATTTTGGGTTGTTATTAGTCCAATCACTTTCAgtgtttttccatatatattctGATTGGATCgctgtggaattcacaccaaatatatatctactgtttttggtttttttaataatctaaTAATGTGGGAGTGGAAATCACATAGTGTTAGGTTGCCAACCATTGTCGGTACATAAACTTATCTGTTTTGAAGAGTGTTTCTTTAATTTCCAAGATGTACAAGTTGTCTTTTGGATATACATGAATGTCTAATATTTCAGCTATATCCATATTAAGATTAGGCAAATCAGGTTTGAAATCTTGCTGTCGTTTGGACAAGGATTTCAAAAGAATATGTGAAAAATGAGCACTGctttagaaatttaattaactTATATAAAATGTGGAAACTTGCTTGCTTTTCAATATTCATTCACACTActctagtttaatttttttgtgatagcaacaagaaaaaagaacaaacaacttgctgtattaaataattaaacaatgttgaggctgtaatttatttttatttttatttttatttatttatttattgaaaaagtgaatacatcacaaatttattgaaaaaaaacaaaacaaacaatgagGGATGTAGAAATTCATTCCTATTATCTAATTTATGGCTTATAAATTAAGATACATattgaataatttaaaaaagatcAAAAAAGATGAGGGCAAGGTATTGTTGAACTTGCGAATGCACTCTACAACTGTATTCGTTTATGACTTAAACCTAAATGGGGATGTTTGTTGCCTAATGTCAAAAGAAAGGTACATAGAGATGTGATGAATTATAGCAACATACTGAAACAAGGATAACTTTATTCTAAAAATTCAATCCAAATTTCAAATggtttgatgagtgtacaatgttttattattttaaatcattttgtacactcattaggtatgtattagaagtatattatggaattcaatgctaaatatagtgtgttttgtATTCTCAGGCTTCGGGCAACatttaaaagagagagagagagagagagagagagagagagccaagaGAAGTATTCTAGACCctaaatgaagaagatggagctctcttgaTCGACATCAACTGGATAAGGACAAGACAAACAGGATGACTTACGGATCAGCTTATGGCTGTAAGTCTCTTCTAGAGAATCttacgggcatgcttatgcccgtaatgAGGAGTTTAGAGTCAAACCAGAGGACCTTACGGCTAGGACTTACGCTCGTAAAGATCATCTAGAGGAGTTTTATGAGTAGAGTTTATGTGTGTAAGGGTTGTCGTAAGGACAACATAGTGAAACTTACGGTCTAGTGTTTACAGTCGTAAGCTAGACCATAACACAGAATAGAAGACCTTAAGGATGGGACTTACAACCGTAAGTGTTCCCATAAGGCTTGTGATCACCCATCATGTTTAGCTCCTTACTGCCACGTCCTTAAGCCCGTAAGAAACCCGTAAGCGGTATAGTATAAATAGACCTGATGAGGAATTTTTAGGGCAATTTTAATCTTCTTTTCTTAGAGGCGAGGCTAGGGAAGAAATGAGGCAAATCTCCagggttttggaggagatttTTAAAGGGATTTTGATTCCGTcatcaaggagaagaagatcgtAGTCGTCAAGCCTACCTTGGTGGCATTGTCAGAAGGTTCTTTGGAGTTTTATGGCGATTAACTTCCGGCATGATTAAAAAGGGGGTTTTAATGCTTATGTCTATTCTTCATGTCTTGTAATTTGAATGTTTgacctccattaatggagagctaatttcCTAGATGTtttggcatagttgaactctagagttTAATCTTTCGACATTGATTGTGGAcctttatgttttaattgttttcctaattgcaatcctatatatttgaatttaattgcaTGTTTGTAATACATAATTGCTATCGTGGTAAAAGCCCTATTTTTCATATTCGACGTGCTTTGTGacaagtagaaatacccacctagcataaacATACAATAATTATAGGGGATTGTGAATAAGCCTAGCAATAGGGTACTTTGAAGAATTCTTCTCCCTCAATCATCccgagtgagttaatgagtattTTTGTGCTCTTCACAATTATGTGGaatggattttaggagaaatcacatttctattatGTATTCGGATTATGGGGCAATCTCTTTGCAAGAAGGATTACCTAATTAAGAAATCTTTGTTGACTCACATCGAGATTTCAccgagtgttaatgcgattgtgcgGTGACTGTATTAGCACTGTACCGATTCAGTTACTATTCACCATTGAAAGAAAGgttttagtataatttataaaatctctcggttcaaataagatttcatgtttagacaacctttgtcctgcacTTAACAAAACCCGTAAAAAGAGGCTATACCCAGACATCATTTTTTCTCCGGATTTCTCTACTTTTTGTTTCGTATTTCTTGCTTACTGTTTTctaattcttttgttcacacacatcactactTTTAGTTAGACTAACTTTTAGAATCAGAGTAAGTATTAGTAATTTTATTCTTCCCTGTGGACTAACATCCAGTTCTTTAGCATTTT is a window from the Dioscorea cayenensis subsp. rotundata cultivar TDr96_F1 chromosome 2, TDr96_F1_v2_PseudoChromosome.rev07_lg8_w22 25.fasta, whole genome shotgun sequence genome containing:
- the LOC120276242 gene encoding LOW QUALITY PROTEIN: probable leucine-rich repeat receptor-like protein kinase At5g63930 (The sequence of the model RefSeq protein was modified relative to this genomic sequence to represent the inferred CDS: deleted 1 base in 1 codon) — encoded protein: MPNNLKFKTTSEFLFLEFLLLFAAFLAYGSKGLNIEGQYLLEIKGQLTDRMNYLSDWNSEDQAPCGWTGVNCTSDYYPVVFSLDLSIMNLSGTLSPSIGKLIHLTDLDLSFNELSGEIPPEIANCSKLEILRLNNNHFDGEIPPEVGNLTSLIHFNLCNNKLSGPLPEEIGNMSSLAALVAYSNNLTGELPRSIGRLKNLETFRTGQNLISGNLPVEIANCQSLKFLGLAQNQLGGELPKELGKLSYLRELVLWDNQISGYIPKELGNCSSLVTLALYQNNLVGVIPPEIGNMKSLQNLYLYRNGLNGTIPKEIGNLTFAIEIDFSENYLMGEIPAELGNITGLNLLYLFQNQLTGLIPPELCGLKNLSKLDLSINQLVGPIPIRFQRLTNLLQLQLFDNQLSGAIPPKLGMFSRLWVVDFSDNNLTGLIPDHLCRNSNLILLNLRSNNLVGNIPSGVTNCSSLVQLRLGENSLTGSFPSELCKLVNLTTIELDQNKFSGPISAEIGNCRSLQRLNIPNNYFTAELPVEIGNLSHLVIFNISSNKLEGNIPLSIVNCKMLQRLDISNNQFVGALPDEFGTLIQLERLIVSDNRFSGTIPSILGKLTHLTELQMGGNRFTGKIPKELGGMSSLQIAMNLSCNNLFGSIPPELGDLALLEYLLLNNNSLTGEIPSTFENLSSLLGLNVSYNDLIGPLPSIQLFQSMVASSFFGNKGLCGGPLGNCNGDPSLSASLSPSSSGAPLGRIIAIIAAAIGGISLVLIVVIVYLLRRPVEIVTPLQEKQLSTNSSGMYIHPKERFTFEDIVAATNNFDEDFVIGRGACGTVYKAIMPEGKIVAVKKLSSQREGSNVDNSFRAEISTLGKIRHRNIVKLYGFYYHQGSNLLLYEYMARGSLGELLHGNCSNLDWDVRFMVALGAAEGLSYLHHDCKPRIIHRDIKSNNILLDDNFEAHVGDFGLAKVIDLPQSKSMSAVAGSYGYIAPEYAYTMKVTEKCDIYSYGVVLLELLTGRTPVQPIEQGGDLVTYVRNYIKQNSLTPGILDSRLKLEDKNTVEHMIVVLKIALYCTSMSPIERPSMREVVIALDESKHKYGSFPSSPVSDSYLFSKE